In the Muricauda sp. MAR_2010_75 genome, one interval contains:
- a CDS encoding ferritin: MKDIARQSMSIKVESMDLLNGQIKMEAHASATYLAMASWCEQNGFFTSAKFFYKQTEEERGHMMKIFEFLVDTGGNPVSPEVTGINHDYSSIVDVFENTLEHEVKVTKSIHNIVKKARELGDIATERFLDWFVLEQVEEENTIRDILDMIAVTGTEGVGLQMIDNQVANWIK, from the coding sequence ATGAAAGATATAGCAAGACAAAGTATGAGCATTAAAGTGGAATCCATGGATTTGCTCAACGGACAGATTAAAATGGAAGCCCATGCTTCTGCCACCTATTTGGCCATGGCGTCTTGGTGTGAGCAGAATGGTTTTTTTACCAGTGCCAAATTTTTCTATAAGCAAACTGAAGAAGAACGTGGGCACATGATGAAGATCTTTGAATTTTTGGTGGATACGGGTGGTAATCCTGTTTCCCCGGAGGTAACTGGTATCAACCACGATTATTCATCCATTGTGGATGTGTTTGAAAACACCTTGGAACACGAAGTAAAAGTGACCAAGTCCATTCACAATATTGTGAAAAAGGCCCGTGAGTTGGGCGATATCGCCACAGAGCGATTCTTGGATTGGTTTGTTTTGGAACAAGTTGAAGAAGAAAACACTATTCGTGATATTTTGGATATGATCGCTGTTACCGGCACCGAAGGTGTAGGACTGCAAATGATCGATAACCAAGTTGCCAATTGGATTAAGTAA
- the ald gene encoding alanine dehydrogenase, translating into MIVGVPKEIKNNESRVGMTPAGVFELVKNNHNVYVQSGAGEGSGFFNHDYQRAGATILDTIGQVYAMSDMIVKVKEPVAQEYNLIQKGQIVFTYFHFASSEALTQAMIKSKSICIAYETVEDPDGSLPLLTPMSEVAGRMAIQQGAKYLEKPVKGKGVLLGGVPGVSPGRVLVLGAGTVGIQAAKMAAGLGAQVTILDVNMKRLRYVNDIMPSHVVTEFSNEFNIRKHIKNHDLIIGGVLLKGAKAPNLITRDMLKDMHPGTVIVDVAVDQGGCVETTKPTTHEDPIYIIDDVVHYCVANMPGAVPYTSTVALTNVTLPYVLKLANMGWRSACNLDKSLAKGLNIVEGEVVYKEIIEAFHWEPALA; encoded by the coding sequence ATGATTGTAGGGGTACCAAAAGAAATCAAGAACAATGAAAGCCGGGTTGGAATGACTCCAGCTGGGGTTTTTGAACTGGTAAAGAACAACCATAATGTCTATGTACAATCAGGTGCAGGTGAGGGCAGCGGTTTTTTCAATCATGATTATCAACGGGCCGGGGCCACAATTTTGGATACTATCGGTCAGGTGTATGCCATGAGTGATATGATCGTTAAGGTAAAAGAGCCCGTTGCACAGGAATATAATTTGATCCAAAAAGGTCAGATCGTGTTCACCTACTTTCATTTCGCTTCTAGCGAGGCATTGACCCAAGCTATGATCAAGAGCAAATCCATCTGTATTGCCTATGAAACGGTTGAGGATCCAGACGGAAGCCTCCCACTCCTAACCCCAATGTCTGAAGTAGCCGGACGAATGGCGATTCAACAAGGCGCCAAATATTTGGAAAAGCCCGTAAAAGGAAAAGGGGTGCTTTTGGGAGGTGTGCCCGGAGTGTCCCCGGGCCGTGTTTTGGTCTTGGGTGCTGGAACGGTGGGCATTCAGGCTGCAAAAATGGCAGCAGGCCTGGGAGCCCAAGTCACCATTTTGGATGTTAATATGAAACGGCTTCGGTATGTGAACGACATTATGCCGAGCCACGTAGTCACAGAATTTTCCAACGAGTTCAATATCAGAAAACATATAAAAAACCATGATCTAATAATAGGCGGCGTTCTTTTAAAAGGCGCAAAAGCACCAAACTTGATTACAAGGGACATGCTCAAGGACATGCATCCCGGTACGGTTATCGTTGATGTCGCCGTAGATCAGGGAGGGTGCGTGGAAACCACCAAACCCACAACCCATGAAGACCCCATTTATATCATAGATGATGTGGTCCATTATTGTGTAGCCAATATGCCAGGGGCAGTGCCTTATACTTCTACAGTTGCCTTGACGAATGTAACACTGCCCTATGTGCTAAAATTGGCCAATATGGGATGGCGGAGCGCATGTAATTTGGATAAATCACTGGCCAAAGGATTGAACATTGTGGAAGGTGAAGTAGTTTACAAAGAAATTATTGAAGCCTTTCATTGGGAGCCAGCATTGGCATAA
- a CDS encoding zinc metallopeptidase encodes MMTYYILIGGIALISWLVSSQLKSKFKKYSKVHLRNGMSGAEIAQKMLDDHGIRDVKVISTPGMLTDHYNPKNKTVNLSESVYNQRNAAAAAVAAHECGHAVQHAQAYEWLTMRSKLVPVVSVTSGMSTWIVFGGIILMAATGVAGGIGFYIAVAGLIMMGLATVFSFITLPVEYDASRRALVWLKQKNMVSQEEYAGSEDALKWAARTYLVAALGALASLIYWGFQVFGGRD; translated from the coding sequence ATGATGACATATTATATTTTGATTGGTGGAATTGCTCTGATCAGTTGGTTGGTGAGCAGCCAGTTGAAAAGCAAATTCAAGAAATATTCCAAAGTGCACCTTCGGAATGGGATGAGTGGGGCCGAAATTGCCCAAAAAATGTTGGATGACCATGGAATTAGGGATGTAAAGGTAATCTCCACGCCCGGTATGTTGACAGACCATTACAATCCAAAAAACAAAACCGTGAATTTAAGTGAGAGCGTATACAATCAGCGCAATGCAGCCGCAGCAGCCGTGGCCGCACATGAATGTGGTCACGCCGTGCAACATGCGCAGGCTTACGAATGGTTAACCATGCGTTCCAAGTTGGTGCCCGTTGTCAGTGTTACCTCGGGAATGTCCACTTGGATTGTCTTTGGAGGTATTATTTTGATGGCTGCTACGGGTGTAGCAGGAGGCATTGGGTTTTACATAGCCGTGGCCGGATTGATCATGATGGGATTGGCCACTGTGTTCAGTTTTATCACGCTTCCCGTGGAATATGATGCCAGTAGACGGGCTTTGGTGTGGTTAAAGCAAAAGAACATGGTAAGCCAAGAAGAGTATGCCGGTTCCGAGGATGCCTTAAAATGGGCGGCCAGAACCTATTTGGTAGCCGCATTGGGTGCCTTGGCTTCCTTGATTTATTGGGGCTTCCAAGTCTTTGGAGGAAGGGATTAG
- a CDS encoding DUF423 domain-containing protein has translation MNRTIILTGVVFGLLAIVLGAFGAHGLEKLVNADAVSTFETGVRYQMYHALFLLFLGIWDGLKNRSKKMIFVMIVIGVILFSFSIYLLALNSLTAFDFRIIGFLTPMGGVFLILGWFLLGYYILTQKGFN, from the coding sequence ATGAACAGAACAATAATTCTGACCGGGGTGGTATTTGGCTTATTGGCCATTGTTTTGGGTGCTTTTGGGGCACACGGATTGGAAAAATTGGTAAATGCTGATGCTGTCAGTACTTTTGAAACTGGGGTGCGTTACCAGATGTACCATGCACTGTTCCTGCTTTTTTTGGGAATTTGGGATGGCCTTAAAAATCGGAGCAAAAAAATGATTTTTGTGATGATAGTGATCGGTGTGATATTGTTTTCGTTCTCCATTTACCTGTTGGCCTTGAACAGTTTAACAGCTTTTGATTTTAGGATTATAGGTTTTTTAACGCCAATGGGAGGGGTTTTTTTAATTCTGGGATGGTTTCTTTTAGGATACTACATTTTGACCCAAAAAGGGTTCAATTAA
- a CDS encoding ABC transporter permease — MSQYIERYQRRKLISSYFSVVLSIALVLFLLGTLGLLVLNTKKLADHFKEQITISVFLKDNAKPVEIDQLQKSLTLAEYTKSADYISKEDAAEQYSEDIGENFVEFLGYNPLKNSIDVHLKADFVSPEQIAEIAEEISTKTYVDEVSYDKPLISLLNDNARKISLWILVASAVFTVIAVLLINSSIRLSIYSKRFIIKTMQMVGATKTFIRRPFIWTNIKLGMVGAAVALISLSILIYYINKNFPELNLLQDYMVLIFLFVGVFGLGVVISWASTHFATQRFLNLRTDDLYY; from the coding sequence ATGAGCCAATATATTGAAAGATATCAGCGAAGAAAACTGATTTCCTCTTATTTTTCCGTGGTTTTGAGCATCGCTTTGGTGCTGTTCCTTTTGGGAACCCTTGGTCTTTTGGTGTTGAACACCAAAAAACTGGCCGATCACTTTAAGGAGCAAATTACCATTTCGGTGTTTTTGAAGGACAATGCCAAACCTGTGGAGATCGATCAATTGCAGAAGAGCCTAACCTTGGCAGAATATACCAAGTCGGCAGATTATATCTCCAAAGAAGACGCTGCGGAGCAATACAGCGAGGACATTGGGGAGAATTTTGTGGAATTTTTGGGCTACAATCCTTTAAAGAACTCTATTGATGTGCATTTAAAGGCCGATTTTGTCTCTCCTGAGCAAATTGCCGAGATTGCCGAGGAAATCTCCACAAAAACGTATGTGGATGAGGTCAGCTATGACAAACCCTTGATTTCGCTGCTCAACGACAATGCCCGGAAAATCAGTTTGTGGATTTTGGTGGCCAGCGCGGTGTTTACCGTAATTGCGGTGCTGCTTATCAACAGCTCTATCCGGCTGTCCATTTATTCCAAGCGATTCATTATAAAGACTATGCAGATGGTGGGGGCCACAAAGACTTTTATTAGACGCCCTTTTATTTGGACAAATATTAAATTGGGTATGGTGGGGGCCGCCGTGGCATTGATTTCATTGAGCATCCTTATATATTACATCAACAAAAATTTCCCGGAACTGAATTTGCTTCAGGATTATATGGTGCTTATCTTTTTGTTTGTTGGTGTTTTTGGTCTTGGTGTGGTCATTTCATGGGCCAGCACGCATTTTGCTACGCAACGCTTTCTGAATTTAAGAACAGACGATCTATACTATTAG
- a CDS encoding helix-turn-helix domain-containing protein — protein sequence MTVPKPGFPVRGSKSGQPIMALLDLLGRSWAMGIVWHLYTGPNTFRGIQDYCESISPTTLNTRLKELRDCNLIERTLEGYTLTEYGKELYELLEPMGSWARHRWALSFTEKDNKS from the coding sequence ATGACTGTTCCTAAACCTGGATTTCCCGTTCGCGGGTCAAAAAGTGGACAGCCCATTATGGCTTTGCTCGATCTGTTGGGCAGAAGTTGGGCGATGGGCATTGTTTGGCATTTGTATACTGGGCCGAATACGTTTCGGGGCATACAGGACTATTGTGAGTCCATTTCACCCACAACGTTGAACACTCGGTTGAAAGAACTACGGGACTGTAACCTCATTGAAAGGACATTGGAAGGCTATACGCTTACCGAATATGGCAAAGAACTGTACGAGCTTTTGGAGCCGATGGGGAGTTGGGCCCGACACCGATGGGCGCTCAGTTTTACCGAAAAAGACAACAAATCATAA
- a CDS encoding DUF3098 domain-containing protein, with the protein MSKKKKNDQKPTKVFIFQKKNYLFLFIGIAFIALGFILMSGGGSDDPEVFNPDIYNFRRIRLAPTLVLIGLGIQIYAILLNPNKKND; encoded by the coding sequence ATGAGCAAGAAAAAAAAGAACGACCAAAAACCTACCAAGGTATTCATTTTCCAAAAGAAAAATTATCTGTTCCTTTTCATCGGCATTGCTTTTATCGCTTTAGGCTTTATTTTGATGAGCGGTGGTGGCAGTGATGACCCCGAGGTCTTCAATCCAGACATCTACAACTTTAGAAGAATCCGTTTGGCCCCCACTTTGGTGCTGATCGGTCTGGGCATCCAGATATATGCCATTTTGTTGAACCCTAACAAAAAGAACGACTGA
- a CDS encoding DinB family protein: MRYIKKPTEGEYPAYSHIYMDLLEDDGKVLEHLQENFLKIKDFVYSLPKEKLEYRYAKNKWTIKEILVHLIDDERIFAYRALRYARNDDTPVHGFDQDVYAQYSDANERSLDSIFDEYESVRRATLTLFTYLPEESFIRGGKGVDFDGSIINHRTVRGLAYHIAGHELRHFNTIKEKYVN, translated from the coding sequence ATGAGGTACATCAAAAAACCAACTGAGGGAGAATATCCAGCCTATTCCCATATTTATATGGACCTGTTGGAAGATGATGGTAAGGTTTTAGAACATTTACAGGAAAATTTCCTCAAAATCAAAGATTTTGTATACTCCCTTCCCAAGGAAAAGTTGGAGTATCGGTATGCAAAAAACAAATGGACCATTAAGGAAATACTGGTGCACCTAATTGATGACGAGCGCATCTTTGCTTACAGGGCACTGCGGTATGCTAGAAATGATGACACACCGGTCCATGGATTTGACCAAGATGTTTATGCGCAGTATTCAGACGCCAACGAACGGAGCTTGGACAGTATTTTTGATGAATATGAATCGGTAAGAAGGGCTACACTAACCCTTTTTACTTATTTACCGGAAGAAAGCTTTATAAGGGGTGGTAAAGGAGTGGATTTTGATGGCAGCATTATAAACCATAGAACGGTGCGGGGATTGGCGTATCACATTGCAGGTCATGAACTACGCCATTTCAATACAATTAAGGAAAAGTACGTAAACTAA
- a CDS encoding leucine--tRNA ligase — protein sequence MNYDFRQIEDKWQKYWAKNKTFKASNDSNKPKFYALSMFPYPSGAGLHVGHPLGYIATDIYSRYKRHKGFNVLHPMGYDSFGLPAEQYAIQTGQHPAITTENNIKRYREQLDELGFSFDWDREVRTSNPGYYKWTQWIFIQLFNSWYNKVSDKAEDISTLVSLFQKEGNAKVEAACDEDTPVFSAEEWVNFSEKEKQEILLKYRLTYLADTEVNWCPALGTVLANDEIVNGVSERGGHPVIRKKMTQWSMRITAYAQRLLDGLNRIDWPQPLKDSQTNWIGRSVGASVTFDVKGFDDTIEVFTTRPDTIFGVSFMTLAPEHDLVAKITTQEQKAEVDAYVEATAKRSERDRMADVKTVSGVFTGGYAEHPFTKEPIPIWIGDYVLASYGTGAVMAVPCGDQRDHDFAIHYKIPIPNIFEGVDVSKEAFADKETTVIANSDFLNGLSYKDAMKKIIAELEKIGHGVGKVNYRLRDAVFSRQRYWGEPFPVYYVDGMPQMIDLEHLPLELPEVEKYLPTETGEPPLGNATHWAWDTDKNKVVSNDLIDHKIVFPLELNTMPGWAGSSQYFNRYMDPRNDEAIFSKEAIDYWQDVDLYIGGSEHATGHLLYSRFWQKFMFDRGYVPKDEYAQKLINQGMITGESAFFNIIEGRLIKGEEDVPAYCQVIISKEVYEGLDLYNGTIDKLPKPLFDFLNERIELHLDFNKSYRDYNKSFIAFKSTNIPVDDIKNNKVRILPFKDDPRLKHIGNAHFFDGEKVIPNEDMTKDTLVDVFREIEKMSKSKYNVVNPDAICEEYGADSLRLYEMFLGPLEQSKPWNTAGITGVHSFLKKLWKLYSPYMDGSLSGVEAEPTPENLKTLHKTIKKVEEDIENFSFNTSVSTFMICVNELTAQKCTSKAILEPLAILVSPYAPHIAEELWERLGHTESIAEAPFPKFEEKYLVESSKEYPISFNGKMRFKLELPLDMGKDEIEAAVLAHEKTQEQLQGRAPKKVIVVPGKIVNIVG from the coding sequence ATGAATTACGATTTCCGTCAGATAGAAGACAAATGGCAGAAGTATTGGGCAAAAAACAAAACGTTTAAAGCGTCCAACGACTCCAACAAACCCAAATTTTATGCATTGTCCATGTTTCCTTATCCCTCTGGGGCTGGATTGCATGTGGGGCATCCACTGGGGTATATCGCTACGGACATCTATTCGCGCTACAAAAGACATAAAGGTTTCAATGTGCTGCATCCGATGGGGTATGATTCTTTTGGATTGCCTGCGGAACAGTATGCCATCCAAACTGGACAACATCCGGCCATAACGACGGAAAACAACATTAAAAGGTACCGGGAGCAGTTGGATGAACTTGGCTTTTCGTTCGATTGGGACCGTGAAGTGCGTACTTCCAACCCAGGATATTACAAATGGACACAGTGGATTTTCATCCAGCTGTTCAATTCGTGGTACAATAAAGTTTCCGATAAGGCTGAGGACATCTCAACCTTGGTTTCCCTATTCCAAAAAGAAGGAAATGCAAAAGTAGAAGCCGCATGCGATGAGGATACTCCTGTTTTTTCTGCTGAAGAATGGGTCAATTTTTCGGAAAAGGAAAAGCAAGAAATCCTCTTAAAATATAGATTGACCTATTTGGCCGATACCGAAGTCAACTGGTGCCCTGCTTTGGGAACCGTTTTGGCGAATGATGAGATTGTGAATGGCGTTTCCGAACGTGGGGGTCACCCCGTAATACGCAAAAAAATGACGCAATGGAGCATGCGAATTACGGCTTATGCCCAGCGTTTATTGGATGGATTGAACAGAATTGACTGGCCACAGCCGCTCAAGGATTCCCAAACCAACTGGATTGGACGTTCCGTAGGAGCATCGGTGACTTTTGATGTAAAAGGATTTGATGACACTATTGAAGTTTTCACCACCCGCCCAGACACCATTTTTGGGGTAAGTTTTATGACCTTGGCCCCGGAACACGATTTGGTGGCCAAAATCACAACTCAAGAACAAAAAGCGGAAGTGGACGCCTATGTGGAAGCTACTGCCAAACGTTCCGAGCGGGATCGGATGGCCGATGTGAAAACAGTTTCAGGAGTGTTTACCGGAGGATATGCGGAGCATCCCTTTACCAAAGAGCCCATTCCCATTTGGATTGGCGACTATGTGTTGGCCAGTTACGGAACCGGTGCGGTCATGGCGGTTCCTTGTGGTGACCAACGTGATCATGACTTTGCCATACACTACAAGATCCCTATTCCAAATATCTTTGAGGGGGTCGATGTTTCGAAAGAAGCATTTGCCGATAAGGAAACTACGGTAATTGCCAATTCCGATTTTCTCAACGGGCTTTCCTATAAGGATGCCATGAAGAAAATCATAGCCGAATTGGAAAAGATTGGGCATGGTGTAGGAAAAGTGAACTATCGCCTTCGGGATGCCGTATTTAGCCGTCAACGCTATTGGGGGGAGCCCTTTCCGGTGTATTATGTGGATGGGATGCCGCAGATGATTGACTTGGAACATTTGCCTTTGGAACTCCCCGAAGTGGAAAAATACCTCCCCACCGAAACAGGCGAGCCGCCTTTGGGCAATGCTACGCATTGGGCATGGGACACCGATAAAAATAAAGTCGTTTCCAACGATTTGATTGATCATAAGATCGTTTTTCCATTGGAGTTGAACACCATGCCCGGTTGGGCAGGGAGTTCCCAATACTTTAATAGGTATATGGACCCGCGTAATGACGAGGCTATTTTCTCCAAGGAAGCCATTGACTATTGGCAGGATGTGGACTTATATATAGGAGGTAGTGAGCATGCCACAGGCCACCTCTTGTATTCCCGTTTTTGGCAAAAGTTTATGTTTGATAGAGGCTATGTGCCCAAAGACGAGTATGCCCAAAAGTTGATTAACCAAGGGATGATTACCGGGGAAAGTGCATTTTTCAATATTATTGAAGGAAGATTAATAAAAGGAGAAGAAGATGTACCTGCCTATTGTCAAGTCATAATAAGTAAAGAAGTTTATGAGGGTTTGGATTTATATAACGGAACTATAGATAAGTTGCCGAAACCACTTTTTGATTTTTTAAATGAACGAATTGAGCTTCATCTAGATTTTAACAAATCTTATAGGGATTACAATAAATCATTTATAGCCTTTAAATCAACCAATATTCCCGTTGATGACATAAAAAATAATAAAGTAAGAATACTGCCATTCAAGGATGACCCTCGTCTAAAACATATTGGTAATGCACATTTTTTTGATGGAGAAAAAGTTATTCCCAACGAGGATATGACCAAAGATACTTTGGTTGATGTTTTTAGGGAAATTGAAAAAATGTCCAAATCCAAATACAATGTCGTCAACCCAGATGCCATTTGTGAGGAGTATGGCGCAGATTCCCTTCGGTTGTATGAAATGTTCCTCGGCCCGTTGGAGCAATCCAAGCCTTGGAACACGGCAGGAATTACCGGGGTACATTCCTTCTTAAAGAAATTATGGAAACTCTATTCCCCATATATGGACGGGTCGCTGAGCGGAGTCGAAGCGGAACCCACCCCAGAAAATCTAAAAACCCTCCACAAGACCATCAAAAAAGTGGAAGAGGATATTGAGAACTTCTCGTTCAATACGTCGGTTTCCACTTTTATGATCTGTGTCAATGAGTTGACCGCCCAAAAATGCACCAGCAAGGCCATTTTGGAACCACTGGCTATTTTGGTATCACCCTATGCACCACACATTGCTGAGGAACTTTGGGAACGTTTGGGTCATACCGAGTCCATCGCCGAAGCCCCATTCCCCAAGTTTGAAGAGAAATACTTGGTGGAGAGCAGCAAAGAGTATCCTATTTCCTTTAATGGAAAAATGCGCTTTAAATTGGAACTTCCGTTAGATATGGGTAAGGATGAAATTGAGGCAGCTGTCTTGGCTCACGAAAAAACCCAAGAACAACTGCAAGGGCGTGCCCCTAAAAAGGTTATTGTGGTTCCCGGCAAGATTGTGAATATCGTAGGGTAA
- a CDS encoding saccharopine dehydrogenase family protein, whose amino-acid sequence MVRTILVVGAGKSTSYLLDYILKKSDAENLKLVIGDLQPEHIPEQFSSHPNCSVMKLDIFNDADRRKAIDSASIVISMLPASMHIKIAEDCIHFNKNLVTASYVSKEMKALDDEVKKNGLVFMNEIGLDPGIDHMSAMEVIDRIRDKGGKMLLFESFTGGLVAPESDSNLWNYKFTWNPRNVVLAGQGGVAKFIQEGTYKYIPYQKLFRRTEFLEIEGYGTFEVYANRDSLNYREAYGLQNALTLYRGTMRRIGFSKAWQMFVILGMTDDSYTIENSEGMSYREFVNLFLPYSPTDSVELKLRHYLKIDQDDIRWGKLLELNIFDPTKKIPLKNASPAQILQHILEDSWTLKEDEKDMIVMYHKFGYELNGEKKQIDANMVVIGENRTYTAMSKTVGLPVAIATLQILNGKITTPGVQIPINKEVYAPILTELKTHGIIFNEFEVPYLGYNPDSVAS is encoded by the coding sequence ATGGTCCGCACTATTTTGGTCGTTGGGGCTGGAAAATCAACCTCATATCTTTTAGATTACATTTTAAAAAAATCCGACGCCGAAAACCTAAAATTGGTCATCGGAGATCTTCAACCTGAGCATATCCCAGAGCAATTTTCATCACATCCCAATTGCAGTGTGATGAAGCTTGATATTTTCAACGATGCGGACCGTAGAAAAGCCATTGATTCAGCCTCCATTGTCATATCCATGCTTCCAGCTAGCATGCACATTAAAATTGCAGAAGATTGCATTCATTTCAACAAAAATTTGGTCACCGCATCTTATGTCAGCAAAGAAATGAAGGCACTGGATGACGAGGTCAAAAAAAATGGCTTGGTGTTTATGAACGAAATTGGCCTCGACCCTGGTATTGACCACATGAGTGCCATGGAGGTCATTGACCGTATTCGGGATAAGGGTGGCAAAATGTTACTTTTTGAGTCATTTACGGGAGGGTTGGTTGCCCCCGAAAGCGACTCCAACCTTTGGAACTATAAATTTACCTGGAACCCCAGAAATGTTGTTTTGGCCGGCCAAGGCGGTGTGGCCAAATTCATTCAGGAGGGCACCTATAAATACATTCCTTACCAAAAATTGTTCAGACGGACAGAATTTTTGGAGATTGAGGGTTATGGCACTTTTGAGGTCTATGCCAACCGGGATTCCCTGAACTATCGAGAAGCCTATGGCCTACAAAATGCCCTTACCCTTTATAGGGGTACTATGCGTAGGATTGGGTTTTCCAAAGCATGGCAAATGTTCGTGATTTTGGGCATGACGGATGATAGCTACACGATTGAAAATTCCGAAGGAATGTCCTACAGGGAGTTTGTAAATTTATTTTTGCCTTATTCCCCAACCGATTCTGTGGAACTCAAATTGCGGCACTATCTTAAAATTGATCAAGATGATATTCGCTGGGGAAAACTATTGGAGCTGAACATTTTTGACCCTACCAAAAAAATCCCCCTAAAAAATGCTTCTCCAGCACAAATATTACAGCACATTTTGGAAGATAGCTGGACCTTAAAGGAAGATGAAAAGGACATGATCGTCATGTACCATAAATTTGGCTATGAACTGAACGGTGAAAAGAAACAGATTGATGCCAATATGGTGGTCATTGGCGAAAACAGAACCTATACCGCCATGTCCAAAACGGTTGGGCTGCCTGTTGCTATTGCAACCCTTCAAATTTTGAATGGGAAAATAACCACGCCCGGGGTGCAAATTCCAATTAACAAAGAAGTTTACGCTCCTATACTTACCGAACTAAAAACACACGGCATTATTTTTAACGAATTCGAGGTACCTTATTTAGGCTACAATCCAGATTCTGTAGCAAGCTAA
- a CDS encoding undecaprenyl-diphosphate phosphatase — protein MELIDAIILGIIQGLTEFLPVSSSGHLELGKAILGAHAVPEESLLFTVILHFATALSTIVVFRKDIIEIFKGLFQFKWNEETQFSIKIIISMIPAALVGLFLNDFIEVFFDGAIVIVGIMLIITAFLLYLADLAKTTDKGVSFRSAFAIGMAQAVAILPGISRSGATISAAVLLGVDKGKSARFSFLMVVPLILGKVAKDLMSGDINFHGDQAVAMGAGFIAAFIAGLAACTWMIKLVRQSKLTYFAIYCLIVGLIALAWSIWG, from the coding sequence TTGGAGCTCATTGATGCTATTATTCTTGGTATTATCCAAGGATTGACCGAGTTTTTACCTGTATCCTCCAGTGGACATTTGGAGTTGGGGAAAGCCATTTTGGGCGCGCACGCTGTCCCTGAGGAAAGCCTGTTGTTTACCGTAATCTTGCACTTTGCCACAGCCTTGAGTACCATTGTCGTTTTTCGAAAAGACATCATAGAAATATTTAAAGGGCTTTTTCAATTCAAATGGAATGAAGAGACCCAATTTTCCATAAAAATCATCATCTCCATGATTCCTGCTGCTTTAGTAGGCCTCTTTTTGAATGATTTTATTGAAGTATTTTTCGATGGTGCCATTGTCATTGTGGGCATCATGCTCATCATCACCGCTTTTTTGTTGTATTTGGCGGATTTGGCCAAAACCACGGATAAAGGGGTTTCGTTCCGAAGCGCTTTTGCCATCGGCATGGCTCAAGCTGTGGCCATATTGCCCGGAATTTCCCGAAGTGGCGCCACTATATCCGCCGCTGTTCTTTTAGGGGTGGACAAGGGTAAATCAGCTCGATTCTCTTTCTTGATGGTTGTTCCTTTGATTTTGGGAAAGGTTGCAAAAGATTTAATGAGCGGTGACATCAATTTCCATGGAGACCAGGCCGTGGCCATGGGAGCAGGGTTTATTGCCGCCTTTATCGCCGGACTTGCTGCCTGTACCTGGATGATCAAGCTGGTGCGCCAAAGTAAGTTGACCTATTTCGCTATTTATTGTTTAATTGTGGGGCTCATTGCCCTTGCTTGGAGCATTTGGGGATAG
- a CDS encoding Lrp/AsnC ligand binding domain-containing protein encodes MKNHNSSVKIDGIDKKILRYLMEDARKPILEIARNIGISGAAIHQRLRKLESSGLLAGSKFIINPRVLGYTTMAYIGIFLDKAMANPRAVKELEKIPEVLECHYTTGNWSILIKVLCRDNEHLMQVLNKKIQQIEGVSRTETFISLNQQIDRQIQI; translated from the coding sequence GTGAAAAACCATAACAGTTCGGTCAAAATTGATGGCATAGACAAAAAGATTCTAAGGTATTTGATGGAAGATGCCCGAAAACCTATTTTGGAGATTGCCCGAAACATAGGTATTTCCGGGGCGGCCATCCATCAACGGCTTCGCAAATTGGAAAGTTCCGGTTTGCTCGCGGGGTCCAAGTTTATCATCAACCCACGTGTATTGGGCTATACCACAATGGCTTACATTGGAATTTTTTTGGACAAGGCCATGGCCAACCCAAGGGCTGTAAAGGAACTGGAAAAAATTCCCGAAGTTTTGGAATGTCATTACACCACAGGAAACTGGTCCATACTCATAAAAGTGTTGTGCAGGGATAATGAGCATCTTATGCAAGTGCTGAACAAAAAAATACAACAGATTGAGGGGGTTTCCCGCACTGAAACCTTTATTTCCCTGAACCAGCAAATTGATCGACAAATTCAGATCTGA